A single region of the Methanococcoides sp. AM1 genome encodes:
- a CDS encoding indolepyruvate oxidoreductase subunit beta, with translation MKFDILIAGVGGQGVVLASRLLATAAIDAGFHVTTAETIGMAQREGSVTSHIRIGDEICGSLIPSGNADLIIGLEPAEAARNIHFLAKDGSIVVNEHAVIPSVLNGCVEYIPDQVLEFLKDKCHDTISLDFTQLAKQAGTHRAANVAMLAAAAGADLLPFSSGELWNVLEKMVPEKYRDVNRNAFEMSLKRVSGIEEIKQQTQAPDV, from the coding sequence ATGAAATTCGATATTCTTATCGCAGGTGTGGGCGGACAGGGAGTTGTACTTGCATCCCGTTTGCTTGCAACAGCGGCCATAGATGCTGGTTTCCATGTGACCACTGCCGAGACCATAGGCATGGCCCAGAGAGAAGGATCAGTAACCAGTCATATCAGGATCGGGGATGAGATCTGTGGTTCACTGATCCCATCTGGAAATGCCGACCTCATAATCGGACTTGAGCCTGCAGAAGCTGCAAGGAACATCCATTTTCTGGCAAAAGATGGAAGCATCGTAGTAAATGAGCATGCTGTGATCCCCTCTGTTCTAAATGGATGTGTTGAATACATTCCGGATCAGGTCCTTGAATTTCTGAAAGATAAATGCCACGATACCATATCCCTGGATTTTACACAGCTTGCAAAACAGGCAGGTACCCACAGGGCAGCGAATGTTGCCATGCTGGCAGCAGCTGCAGGTGCCGATCTCCTTCCATTTTCCTCCGGAGAATTATGGAATGTGCTTGAGAAGATGGTGCCGGAAAAGTACAGGGATGTGAACAGGAATGCCTTTGAGATGTCCCTCAAAAGGGTATCAGGTATAGAGGAAATTAAGCAGCAGACACAGGCACCGGATGTCTGA
- a CDS encoding phenylacetate--CoA ligase family protein → MCNVCEDNKIKQKALFRKDAFSGSSKEDQVVKLKQLLKRVVSGSSFYQKKFERAGIDIDSIKTLEDITKLPFTTKEELRDAYPLGLQAVPDEDIIRIHSSSGTTGSPVIIPYTQGDVDVWAEMMMRCYQMAGLTRSDRIQITPGYGLWTAGIGFQAGAELLGAMAVPTGPGNTEKQLQMLLDLKSTALASTSSYALLIAEEINKRGLRDNINLKVGIIGSERWSPKMRKRIEDELGIKSFDIFGLTEIYGPGIAIDCSMHDGLHYWSDHLLFEIIDPVTEERLPDGTLGELVITTLTKEGAPLMRYRTRDLTRIIPEPCKCGCIFPRIDRLLGRTDDRIKIKGVNVYPGQIEDIIHRVEGVSSEYQIVLERDHGRDSMLFRIEIAGADESGINSGAAKALNKAFRDFIGISVDVECVGIGELPRSEKKSKRVIDNRDM, encoded by the coding sequence ATGTGCAACGTTTGTGAGGATAATAAAATAAAGCAAAAAGCGCTCTTTCGGAAGGATGCGTTCTCCGGGTCTTCTAAGGAAGATCAGGTGGTCAAGCTTAAACAGCTTCTCAAAAGGGTTGTTTCAGGAAGTTCCTTCTATCAGAAAAAATTCGAAAGAGCCGGAATTGATATCGATTCTATAAAGACGCTGGAAGATATCACAAAGCTTCCGTTTACCACTAAAGAAGAATTGCGGGATGCTTATCCGCTGGGCCTTCAGGCTGTCCCGGATGAGGATATCATAAGGATACATTCATCTTCAGGCACTACCGGCAGTCCGGTTATCATTCCATATACACAGGGTGATGTTGATGTCTGGGCAGAGATGATGATGCGCTGCTACCAGATGGCTGGTCTTACCCGTAGTGACAGGATACAGATCACACCCGGATACGGACTCTGGACCGCAGGCATAGGTTTTCAGGCAGGTGCTGAGCTTCTCGGCGCAATGGCAGTTCCAACAGGTCCTGGAAACACCGAGAAACAGTTGCAGATGCTGCTCGACCTCAAATCCACAGCACTTGCAAGTACCTCATCCTATGCCCTCCTCATTGCAGAGGAGATCAACAAAAGAGGATTGAGGGACAATATAAACCTGAAGGTAGGGATCATAGGTTCCGAGCGCTGGAGCCCTAAGATGAGGAAACGTATCGAGGATGAGCTCGGGATAAAAAGCTTTGACATCTTCGGACTCACCGAGATATACGGACCCGGCATTGCCATCGATTGCTCCATGCATGACGGTCTTCACTACTGGTCAGACCACCTGCTCTTTGAGATCATAGACCCTGTCACAGAAGAAAGGTTACCCGATGGAACCCTTGGGGAACTTGTAATAACAACTCTTACAAAGGAAGGCGCACCCCTTATGCGCTACAGGACAAGGGACCTTACACGTATCATTCCCGAACCCTGCAAATGTGGCTGCATCTTCCCTCGCATAGATCGCCTGTTGGGACGTACCGATGACAGGATAAAGATCAAAGGGGTCAATGTTTATCCCGGCCAGATCGAGGATATCATACATAGGGTTGAAGGCGTCAGCAGCGAGTATCAGATAGTTCTAGAAAGAGACCATGGCAGGGATTCAATGCTTTTCAGGATCGAGATCGCTGGTGCAGATGAATCTGGAATAAATTCCGGGGCTGCAAAAGCACTGAATAAAGCCTTCAGGGACTTTATAGGTATCAGTGTAGATGTGGAATGCGTCGGAATTGGAGAGCTTCCACGCAGTGAGAAGAAGAGCAAGAGGGTCATTGACAACAGGGATATGTAA
- a CDS encoding zinc-ribbon domain-containing protein: MRKPMKFCSNCGAEIDEKAVICPKCGVPTGTQDQMLQSPKNPGLAAVLSLLFSGLGQVYNGELRKGIGILVGVVVGWVTFLIPGLIISVYGVYDAYTTSKKMNLAEIPFKKPKFSDYVIFILVFLILIGVFAAILLWMELL, encoded by the coding sequence ATGAGAAAGCCAATGAAGTTTTGTTCAAACTGTGGAGCAGAGATTGATGAAAAAGCTGTAATATGCCCCAAATGTGGAGTTCCTACTGGCACACAAGATCAAATGTTACAATCTCCCAAGAATCCTGGATTAGCAGCTGTTTTATCCCTTTTGTTCAGTGGTTTAGGACAAGTTTACAACGGTGAACTTAGAAAAGGAATTGGAATATTAGTAGGTGTCGTTGTTGGATGGGTTACGTTTCTTATTCCAGGATTAATAATATCTGTATATGGGGTTTATGATGCTTACACCACTTCAAAGAAAATGAATTTAGCTGAGATACCATTCAAAAAGCCAAAATTTTCAGATTATGTTATTTTTATTTTGGTTTTCTTGATCCTGATCGGAGTATTTGCTGCTATTTTACTCTGGATGGAGCTACTGTAA